One window of the Oncorhynchus keta strain PuntledgeMale-10-30-2019 chromosome 31, Oket_V2, whole genome shotgun sequence genome contains the following:
- the LOC118364038 gene encoding sialic acid-binding Ig-like lectin 11 produces MWVLIWAALLLSLTERTTCPTLTQKPSVLTPPLTEGEPATLTCTAPGIVSGSPPNITWTWRGTGDNITELRDNTTIQRREDLTNVTTTHFSTLTFTPSAGHHNMMVTCQVTFQKTYTFKETVTLNVSYVKDPQITGHKMVKEDGTLDLTCSVDSETPSDITWSKNGTSPPLQNYIENATLTISNVTREHAGEYVCTVHHRNRTMTASTVVNVMYLPVILPGSGCVDQAEVMTCVCVSQGVPLPLIEWPLLELNTENTTSALGSSVNSTISLLVGNYNNITVECVSSNVVGVVREKLQITQNKSQEKQEDKEWEDIIAMLSDLKLIAAFVIGAACSATICCIILCLTGKCKRQKKRIPKDSKTPFLNLEMVACEDQQTDAGQTVGGEQNPLQLKLRGGAENGGTQTSGAAGKFDTREEPNEVDYASINYSLLKKKTPEEAEKKTTTAESEYAKIKREKNEGDEDGGEESGMMMMMMMGKDEENENGKPAAETDEHTSLYSNVKAIMGGGE; encoded by the exons ATGTGGGTCCTCATCTGGGCagctctacttctctctctgacagagagAACCACATGCCCAA CTCTAACCCAGAAGCCCTCAGTGTTGACTCCTCCTCTGACAGAGGGAGAACCAGCGACTCTGACCTGCACCGCCCCAGGAATCGTCTCTGGATCTCCTCCTAACATCACAtggacatggagagggacaggcgACAACATCACTGAGCTTCGAGACAACACCAccatacagaggagagaggacctgaCCAACGTGACAACAACCCACTTCTCAACTTTGACCTTTACCCCCTCAGCTGGGCACCACAACATGATGGTTACGTGTCAAGTAACCTTCCAGAAAACATATACATTTAAAGAGACAGTAACTTTGAATGTGTCAT ATGTGAAAGACCCCCAAATAACTGGACATAAAATGGTGAAGGAGGATGGTACCCTGGATCTGACCTGCAGTGTTGACAGTGAAACGCCATCTGACATCACTTGGAGTAAGAATGGGACAAGTCCCCCACTTCAGAATTACATTGAAAATGCCACTCTCACCATCTCCAATGTGACAAGAGAACATGCTGGGGAGTATGTGTGTACAGTTCATCAccgcaacaggacaatgacagctTCCACTGTTGTCAATGTGATGT ACCTTCCTGTGATTCTTCCTGGCTCTGGGTGTGTGGACCAGGCAGAGgtcatgacctgtgtgtgtgtcagtcaggggGTTCCCTTACCCCTCATAGAGTGGCCACTGCTGGAGCTCAACACAGAGAACACAACGTCAGCGTTGGGTTCCTCAGTGAACAGCACCATCAGCCTGCTTGTTGGAAACTACAACAACATCACTGTGGAGTGTGTCAGCAGCAATGTGGTGGGTGTAGTGAGAGAGAAGTTGCAGATCACCCAAAATAAGAGCCAAGAAAAGCAAGAAG ATAAGGAATGGGAAGACATTATAGCTATGCTGTCAGACCTAAAACTGATTGCTGCATTTGTGATTGGTGCAGCCTGCTCAGCCACCATCTGTTGTATCATCCTGTGTTTGACAGGGAAATGTAAAAG GCAAAAAAAGAGGATCCCAAAGGATTCCAAAACCCCTTTCCTAAACCTGGAGATGGTGGCATGTGAAGACCAACAG ACGGATGCAGGACAGACTGTGGGGGGTGAACAGAACCCTCTGCAGTTGAAGCTGAGAGGAGGAGCAGAAAACGGAGGGACCCAGACCAGTGGAGCTGCAGGAAAATTTGACACAAGGGAAGAACCAAATGAAGTGGACTACGCCAGTATCAACTACTCCCTGCTGAAGAAGAAGACTCCTGAGGAGGCCGAGAAGAAGACCACCACCGCAGAGTCAGAGTACGCCAAAATTAAACGAGAGAAGAACGAAGGGGatgaagatggaggagaggagagtggaatgatgatgatgatgatgatggggaagGATGAGGAGAACGAGAATGGTAAGCCAGCAGCAGAGACAGATGAGCATACATCGCTTTACTCCAACGTCAAGGCTATTATGGGTGGTGGAGAGTGA